The following coding sequences are from one Arachis hypogaea cultivar Tifrunner chromosome 7, arahy.Tifrunner.gnm2.J5K5, whole genome shotgun sequence window:
- the LOC112704007 gene encoding protein transport protein Sec61 subunit gamma-like — translation MDAIDSVFEPLREFSKDSVRLVKRCHKPDRKEYFKVAVHTAIGITVIGFVGFFVKLIFIPINNIIIGSG, via the coding sequence ATGGACGCCATTGATTCAGTGTTCGAACCTCTGAGAGAGTTCTCCAAGGACAGCGTAAGGCTCGTCAAGCGCTGTCATAAACCCGATCGCAAAGAATATTTCAAGGTTGCTGTTCATACTGCAATCGGAATTACGGTTATAGGATTCGTTGGCTTCTTCGTCAAGCTCATCTTCATTCCTATTAACAACATCATCATCGGATCTGGTTAG